In Musa acuminata AAA Group cultivar baxijiao chromosome BXJ2-10, Cavendish_Baxijiao_AAA, whole genome shotgun sequence, a genomic segment contains:
- the LOC135625932 gene encoding dof zinc finger protein DOF1.4-like — MMDDRLLVTEKYNSGSNGTNTNKNNTIHAGSATLDVSGVMNKPLSASEHAQAALRCPRCDSSNTKFCYFNNYSLSQPRHFCKACKRYWTHGGALRNVPVGGGCRKNKRAKMPVAASTGPPNRPQPHLLAPPDPIPSISVQISSSSYLGAAASLYALQTAAASSSSDMSPTLPIVASSIQIPSFTSTAFDLQSHLGSLGLDLSSKPQRDYEYHLGELQPLPSLSSAAMPLLNDHPLSGSSLQSPPLVAPSTKHPKRTEDYQALCSFNELQASGRNWRMDRMMKSVKLEGQTNDMININISSYIDWQIPNPTEISLDNFGPAAAMYWNSAISSGSSWPENTNLGSSLTPLI, encoded by the coding sequence ATGATGGATGATAGGCTTCTGGTCACTGAAAAATACAACAGTGGCAGTAATGGTACTAACACCAACAAGAACAATACGATTCATGCCGGTTCTGCGACTCTCGATGTTTCTGGGGTTATGAACAAGCCACTATCGGCCTCAGAGCATGCACAGGCCGCCCTGAGATGCCCCCGCTGCGACTCCtccaacaccaagttctgctacttcaACAACTACAGCTTGTCGCAGCCGCGGCACTTCTGCAAGGCGTGCAAGCGCTACTGGACGCACGGCGGCGCGCTCCGGAACGTCCCCGTCGGCGGGGGGTGCCGCAAGAACAAGCGGGCGAAGATGCCGGTGGCCGCCTCCACGGGGCCCCCGAACCGTCCGCAACCCCACCTTCTTGCTCCGCCGGATCCGATCCCTTCCATCTCAGTGCAGATATCTTCCTCTTCCTACCTCGGCGCCGCGGCCTCGCTCTATGCCCTGCAGACGGCGgcggcgtcgtcgtcgtcggatATGAGCCCGACTTTGCCAATTGTCGCGAGCAGCATCCAAATCCCATCTTTCACTAGTACTGCCTTCGATCTGCAGTCTCATCTCGGCTCTCTTGGACTCGACCTGTCATCCAAGCCACAACGCGACTACGAGTACCATCTCGGCGAGCTCCAGCCATTGCCGTCCTTGAGCTCGGCTGCGATGCCGCTCCTGAATGACCACCCACTCTCCGGATCATCTTTGCAATCTCCGCCACTTGTAGCACCAAGCACTAAACACCCCAAGCGAACCGAAGACTACCAAGCCTTGTGTTCCTTTAATGAATTGCAAGCCTCTGGGAGGAATTGGAGGATGGATAGGATGATGAAATCAGTCAAACTGGAAGGGCAGACCAACGACATGATCAACATCAACATTAGCAGCTACATAGATTGGCAGATTCCAAATCCAACAGAGATTTCTTTGGATAATTTTGGTCCAGCTGCAGCTATGTACTGGAATTCAGCCATCAGCAGCGGTTCAAGTTGGCCGGAGAACACGAACCTCGGGTCGTCGCTCACGCCTCTGATCTAA